TCATctggcagcagcaacagcagaagTTGGAGTCGGTGCCACCTGGGACGTACCTGAGCAGGAGCCGAAGCATGTGGTACTCACAGTATGGAAATGAGGCCATCTTGGTCCGAGACAAAAACAAGCTCGAGGTCTCTAGGGACACAGGGCAGTCCAAGTTTTGCACAATTATGTAATTCCGATGTGAGCATCTGAAcccaggaccacactttgaggaaAACAGACCTGGGTTTCATTCAGTTGTCTTGTTGCTTTCC
The nucleotide sequence above comes from Pongo pygmaeus isolate AG05252 chromosome 13, NHGRI_mPonPyg2-v2.0_pri, whole genome shotgun sequence. Encoded proteins:
- the BRD3OS gene encoding putative uncharacterized protein BRD3OS, whose protein sequence is MSGRVPLAEKALSEGYARLRYRDTSLLIWQQQQQKLESVPPGTYLSRSRSMWYSQYGNEAILVRDKNKLEVSRDTGQSKFCTIM